In one window of Mercurialis annua linkage group LG4, ddMerAnnu1.2, whole genome shotgun sequence DNA:
- the LOC126677016 gene encoding protein MODIFIER OF SNC1 11 isoform X1 gives MTTDMQNLDSTTVTGVPDTKPAPPSPAKPDPPEVTSPTSTSENKDATDSKASTQVVSAVSAVSDTEKKIRRAERFGINVQLSEQEKRSSRAERFGTASAGTASTGAASTGTGSSGNGSAVKSAEELKRKARAERFGMPVTTDDEAKKKARLQRFASTPKKDATEEKTAGIDMRPSQPSSDSLLMNSKGNIEPKAAIAGKAGGGT, from the exons ATGACAACTGACATGCAGAATCTCGACTCCACCACCGTCACTGGCGTCCCAGACACCAAACCCGCGCCTCCTTCTCCTGCTAAGCCGGATCCGCCGGAGGTCACCTCACCTACCTCCACTTCCGAGAACAAGGATGCCACTGATTCCAAGGCCTCCACTCAGGTCGTCAGCGCCGTCTCTGCTGTCTCCGATACGGAGAAAAAGATCCGCCGTGCTGAGCGCTTTGGAATTAATGTCCAGTTATCGGAGCAAGAGAAACGATCTTCTCGTGCTGAAAG GTTTGGAACTGCTTCTGCTGGAACTGCTTCTACTGGAGCTGCTTCTACCGGAACTGGTTCTTCTGGAAATGGTTCTGCTGTAAAGAGCGCAGAGGAGCTGAAGAGGAAGGCTCGAGCTGAGCG GTTCGGAATGCCTGTGACCACTGATGATGAGGCAAAGAAAAAAGCTCGACTTCAAAGATTTGCTTCAACTCCAAAAAAGGATGCAACAGAAGAAAAAACTGCAGGAATCGATATGAG GCCTTCACAGCCTTCATCGGACTCTCTATTGATGAATAGCAAAGGAAATATTGAACCA AAGGCAGCAATTGCGGGCAAAGCTGGTGGAGGTACCTAA
- the LOC126677016 gene encoding protein MODIFIER OF SNC1 11 isoform X2, with protein MTTDMQNLDSTTVTGVPDTKPAPPSPAKPDPPEVTSPTSTSENKDATDSKASTQVVSAVSAVSDTEKKIRRAERFGINVQLSEQEKRSSRAERFGTASAGTASTGAASTGTGSSGNGSAVKSAEELKRKARAERFGMPVTTDDEAKKKARLQRFASTPKKDATEEKTAGIDMRPSQPSSDSLLMNSKGNIEPAAIAGKAGGGT; from the exons ATGACAACTGACATGCAGAATCTCGACTCCACCACCGTCACTGGCGTCCCAGACACCAAACCCGCGCCTCCTTCTCCTGCTAAGCCGGATCCGCCGGAGGTCACCTCACCTACCTCCACTTCCGAGAACAAGGATGCCACTGATTCCAAGGCCTCCACTCAGGTCGTCAGCGCCGTCTCTGCTGTCTCCGATACGGAGAAAAAGATCCGCCGTGCTGAGCGCTTTGGAATTAATGTCCAGTTATCGGAGCAAGAGAAACGATCTTCTCGTGCTGAAAG GTTTGGAACTGCTTCTGCTGGAACTGCTTCTACTGGAGCTGCTTCTACCGGAACTGGTTCTTCTGGAAATGGTTCTGCTGTAAAGAGCGCAGAGGAGCTGAAGAGGAAGGCTCGAGCTGAGCG GTTCGGAATGCCTGTGACCACTGATGATGAGGCAAAGAAAAAAGCTCGACTTCAAAGATTTGCTTCAACTCCAAAAAAGGATGCAACAGAAGAAAAAACTGCAGGAATCGATATGAG GCCTTCACAGCCTTCATCGGACTCTCTATTGATGAATAGCAAAGGAAATATTGAACCA GCAGCAATTGCGGGCAAAGCTGGTGGAGGTACCTAA
- the LOC126677015 gene encoding probable protein phosphatase 2C 38 — translation MVKPCWRARVDDDGSGKVDGLLWYKELGHHVHGEFSMAVIQANSSLEDQTQLESGSLSSTNSGPLGTFVGVYDGHGGNEASKFINHNLLQNFKAIVSEHQEVSETVIKKAFAATDEDFLCLVKKQWLSKPQMASVGSCCLVGVICDGMLYVANAGDSRAVLGRTVRGGRGVTAIQLSQEHNANLEIVRNELWSLHPDDPQIVVMKHKVWRVKGIIQVSRSIGDAYLKKAQFNKEPLQSKFRVQEPFDKPILSSEPSVSVHKLQPEDQFLIFASDGLWEQLSNQEAVDIVQNFPRNGIAKRLVKAALMEAARKREMRYADLQKIDQGVRRHFHDDITAVVVFIDSHVISGRPFGSFPVSIRGRTNS, via the exons ATGGTGAAGCCTTGTTGGAGAGCCCGTGTTGATGATGATGGTAGTGGGAAAGTTGATGGGTTGTTGTGGTATAAGGAGTTGGGACACCATGTTCATGGAGAGTTTTCTATGGCTGTGATTCAAGCTAATTCTTCATTAGAGGATCAAACTCAGCTTGAATCAGGGTCTTTGAGTTCCACCAATTCTGGTCCTCTGGGAACTTTTGTTGGGGTTTATGATGGACATGGAGGAAATGAGGCTTCAAAGTTCATCAATCACAATCTTCTTCAAAATTTCAAGG CAATTGTGTCTGAGCATCAAGAGGTATCCGAAACTGTTATAAAGAAGGCATTTGCAGCGACGGACGAGGACTTTTTGTGTCTTGTGAAAAAACAGTGGCTCAGTAAGCCACAGATGGCATCAGTAGGGTCTTGCTGTTTAGTTGGAGTTATATGTGATGGCATGTTGTATGTTGCAAATGCTGGCGACTCACGAGCAGTCTTAGGAAGAACAGTAAGAGGCGGACGAGGAGTTACAGCAATACAGTTGTCTCAGGAGCATAATGCTAATCTAGAAATTGTGAGAAATGAACTCTGGTCTTTGCATCCGGATGATCCTCAGATTGTTGTCATGAAGCACAAAGTTTGGCGTGTCAAAGGCATCATACAG GTTTCGAGATCTATTGGGGATGCATACCTTAAAAAGGCACAGTTCAACAAAGAGCCTCTACAGTCTAAATTTAGGGTGCAGGAGCCTTTCGACAAGCCAATCCTCAGTTCAGAACCATCAGTCTCGGTACACAAACTCCAACCAGAAGATCAGTTCCTCATATTTGCTTCTGATGGTCTATGGGAGCAGCTTAGTAACCAAGAGGCCGTCGACATTGTACAGAACTTCCCTCGCAAT GGAATCGCCAAGAGGCTTGTTAAAGCTGCTCTTATGGAAGCAGCGCGAAAGCGAGAAATGAGGTATGCTGATTTACAAAAAATTGATCAAGGGGTGAGAAGACATTTTCATGATGATATCACAGCAGTGGTTGTGTTCATTGATTCCCATGTGATCAGTGGAAGGCCATTCGGTAGTTTTCCGGTTTCAATTCGAGGAAGAACTAATTCATAG
- the LOC126676745 gene encoding uncharacterized protein LOC126676745: MSPTHPNFSIFTISISLLTTLILISNSGSSASDPNSYSRPTDLVNKVCKQTRSYSSCVHSLYSDSRTSEADEYTLAYVAVGLAYANASSTRSRISQLLRKNNGNYKQPLERCARNYKDAITLLGMADNDLNSETFFEISDLAGNASAAAYDCEAAFRGFRPPLPLGRRNKDLQGLCEICGVVAKLFTGLL, from the coding sequence ATGTCCCCGACTCATCCTAATTTCTCCATCTTCACCATCTCAATCTCCCTTCTCACCACATTAATCCTAATCAGTAACAGCGGCTCATCGGCATCCGATCCGAACAGTTACAGCAGACCGACAGATCTAGTAAACAAAGTTTGCAAGCAAACTCGGAGTTACAGCTCGTGCGTGCATTCTCTCTACTCAGACTCCCGCACTTCAGAAGCCGATGAGTACACCCTCGCCTATGTTGCAGTAGGATTAGCGTACGCGAACGCCTCCTCCACTCGAAGCCGCATCTCGCAGCTGCTTCGGAAGAACAACGGTAATTACAAGCAGCCACTGGAGAGATGCGCGCGCAACTACAAGGATGCGATTACACTACTCGGAATGGCCGACAACGACTTGAACTCGGAGACGTTCTTTGAGATTTCTGATTTGGCTGGCAATGCTTCCGCTGCTGCTTATGATTGTGAAGCTGCTTTCAGAGGATTCCGGCCCCCTCTTCCTTTGGGCCGCCGGAATAAGGATTTGCAAGGTCTGTGTGAAATCTGCGGAGTCGTTGCTAAATTGTTTACGGGGTTATTATAG
- the LOC126676744 gene encoding probable galacturonosyltransferase 4, producing the protein MRIRNLVAGMLFVTVIAPILLYTDRFSAFKSASYSPTTEFLEDVASLTLSGESRLHLNVLPQESSDIVVKEPVGIVFSDNSVDSPPQLQVQDSSSQDIIKEHKSARVLSATTNDQDHSQTDHPVIRQVTPLRTDVDAGIERRKKIASTNLGSDDTASQRQSTLFSEKVSVEEPVILKTDKQIAQTPVPDARVRQLRDQLIRAKVYLSLPSTKNNPHLTRELRSRIKEVQRVLGDAAKDSDLPKNANDKLKAMDQALVKGKQIQDDCATVVKKLRAMLHSSEEQLRVHKKQTMFLTQLTAKTLPKGLHCLPLRLTNEYYSLNSSAQEFPNQAKLEDPQLYHYALFSDNVLAAAVVVNSTITHAKDPSKHVFHIVTDKLNYAAMRMWFLANPPSKATIQVQNIEDFTWLNSSYSPVLKQLGSPSMIDYYFRAHHGGSDSSLKYRNPKYLSILNHLRFYLPEIFPKLNKVLFLDDDIVVQKDLADLWSIDLKGNVNGAVETCGENFHRFDRYLNFANPLISKNFDPHACGWAYGMNVFDLDQWKRQNITEVYHSWQKLNHDRSLWKLGTLPPGLITFWKRTYALNRSWHVLGLGYNPNVNQRDIERAAVIHFNGNMKPWLEIGIPKYRTYWAKYVDYEHVYLRECNINP; encoded by the exons ATGAGGATCCGGAATTTGGTGGCGGGCATGCTATTTGTGACTGTAATTGCTCCAATTCTTCTCTACACCGATCGATTCTCCGCTTTCAAGTCCGCTTCTTATTCTC CTACAACTGAATTTCTGGAAGATGTTGCCTCTCTG ACTCTTTCGGGCGAATCCCGGCTCCATCTCAATGTGTTGCCGCAG GAATCATCTGACATTGTTGTTAAAGAACCCGTCGGAATCGTATTCTCCGATAACTCTGTCGATTCTCCTCCTCAACTTCAAGTCCAAGATTCTTCCTCTCAAG ATATAATTAAAGAGCATAAATCTGCAAGAGTATTATCAGCCACCACCAATGATCAAGATCACTCCCAAACTGATCATCCTGTCATAAGACAAGTCACTCCGCTTCGTACTGATGTTGATGCTGGCATTGAACGTCGCAAAAAAATTGCATCCACCAATCTGGGCTCTGATGATACTGCCTCTCAAAGG CAATCTACTCTATTTTCTGAAAAGGTCAGTGTGGAAGAACCAGTCATTCTTAAAACTGACAAACAGATAGCCCAAACGCCTGTGCCAGATGCTCGAGTACGGCAACTTAGAGATCAACTCATTAGGGCAAAGGTTTACCTGTCTCTTCCATCTACGAAAAACAATCCCCATTTAACAAGGGAGCTTCGGTCGCGGATAAAGGAAGTTCAACGTGTACTTGGAGATGCAGCTAAGGATTCTGATCTGCCAAAGAA TGCCAATGACAAATTGAAGGCAATGGACCAAGCATTGGTTAAAGGCAAGCAGATACAGGATGATTGTGCTACTGTGGTAAAGAAGCTTCGGGCTATGCTCCACTCAAGTGAAGAGCAGCTCCGAGTGCATAAGAAACAAACCATGTTCCTGACACAGTTAACAGCCAAAACACTTCCTAAAGGTCTGCATTGTCTTCCGTTACGCTTGACCAATGAGTACTACAGCTTGAATTCTTCTGCACAGGAATTTCCAAATCAAGCGAAATTGGAAGACCCTCAGCTGTATCACTATGCATTGTTCTCAGATAATGTTCTGGCAGCAGCAGTTGTTGTGAACTCCACCATCACCCATGCTAAG GATCCTTCGAAACATGTTTTTCACATTGTTACTGATAAACTCAACTATGCGGCAATGAGAATGTGGTTTCTAGCAAATCCACCTAGCAAAGCTACCATTCAGGTTCAGAATATCGAGGACTTTACCTGGTTGAATTCAAGTTACAGCCCCGTTCTCAAGCAGTTGGGTTCTCCGTCAATGATTGATTATTACTTTAGGGCACATCATGGTGGTTCTGATTCTAGTTTGAAGTATCGAAACCCAAAGTACTTATCCATCTTGAACCATCTACGCTTTTACCTGCCTGAGATCTTTCCAAAGCTCAACAAAGTATTGTTCTTGGATGATGATATAGTGGTACAGAAGGATCTTGCAGACCTTTGGTCCATTGATTTGAAGGGTAATGTTAATGGGGCTGTTGAGACTTGTGGAGAAAACTTTCATCGTTTTGATAGATATCTCAACTTCGCAAATCCCCTTATCTCGAAGAATTTTGATCCTCATGCTTGTGGGTGGGCTTATGGAATGAACGTTTTTGATTTGGATCAATGGAAGAGGCAAAACATTACTGAGGTTTATCATTCATGGCAGAAGCTG AATCATGACAGGTCGCTGTGGAAGTTAGGGACCTTACCACCTGGTCTCATTACTTTTTGGAAGCGAACTTATGCCCTAAACCGCTCCTGGCATGTGTTGGGTCTTGGCTATAACCCTAACGTCAACCAAAGAGACATTGAACGAGCAGCTGTTATACACTTCAATGGCAACATGAAACCATGGCTTGAGATAGGGATACCCAAGTACCGAACCTACTGGGCAAAATATGTGGATTACGAGCATGTGTATTTACGAGAGTGCAACATTAACCCATAG